One genomic segment of Intestinimonas butyriciproducens includes these proteins:
- a CDS encoding NAD(+) synthase, protein MRDGFVKVAAGTPAIRVADCRYNAESCFTLMREAYRQGVRVLCLPELCLTGYTCGDLFLQDTLLDGAEEALSTVLEATRSLDMIAAVGLPVRRHNKLYNCAAVIHKGEILGVVPKTHLPNYGEFYEKRWFTPGGPADRLFTLCSQETVFGTDVLFSCETLPGLTIGVELCEDLWAPQPPSVRLAQAGATLILNLSASDETVGKDVYRRSLVTGQSARLVCGYLYADAGEGESTTDLVFAGHDLIAENGVLLDESRNFASGLTVSEVDVNRLLSERRRLSTFPAAPNDSTLRVSFNLAPSTTTLTRYVSPTPFVPEDAGDRAERCDEILKIAAMGLKKRIEHTRAAAVVVGLSGGLDSTLAILIAAIAMRLLDRPASDIIAVTMPCFGTTDRTRDNAVELSRRLGTTLKRIDIGEAVKQHFRDIGQSMETHDVTFENGQARERTQVLMDIANQVGGMVVGTGDLSELALGWATYNGDHMSMYGVNASIPKTLVRHLVSYVCGDKAESEPELSHVLADILDTPVSPELLPAINGQISQKTEDLVGPYELHDFFLYYAIRWAFPPRKVLRLAEHAFGRSYDRATILKWEKTFYRRFFNQQFKRSCLPDGPKVGSVTLSPRGDWRMPSDAVAVLWLEELEALE, encoded by the coding sequence ATGCGCGATGGTTTTGTCAAGGTCGCCGCCGGCACGCCCGCCATCCGGGTGGCCGACTGCCGTTACAACGCCGAGAGCTGCTTTACCCTCATGCGGGAGGCCTACCGCCAGGGTGTGCGGGTGCTGTGCCTCCCGGAGCTGTGCCTCACCGGCTATACCTGCGGGGACCTGTTCCTCCAGGACACCCTTCTGGACGGCGCCGAGGAGGCCCTCTCCACGGTGCTGGAGGCCACCAGGAGCCTGGATATGATCGCTGCCGTCGGGCTGCCGGTCCGCCGGCACAACAAGCTCTACAACTGTGCGGCGGTCATCCACAAGGGTGAGATTCTGGGCGTGGTCCCCAAGACCCATCTGCCCAACTACGGCGAATTCTACGAAAAGCGATGGTTCACCCCCGGAGGGCCCGCAGACCGGCTCTTCACCCTCTGCTCCCAGGAGACGGTCTTCGGCACCGACGTGCTCTTCTCCTGCGAGACGCTGCCCGGTCTCACCATCGGAGTAGAGCTGTGTGAAGACCTGTGGGCTCCCCAGCCGCCGTCGGTCAGACTGGCCCAGGCCGGTGCCACGCTGATCCTGAATCTCTCGGCCAGCGATGAGACCGTGGGGAAAGACGTCTACCGCCGCTCTCTGGTCACCGGGCAGTCCGCCCGTCTGGTCTGCGGCTATCTTTACGCCGACGCCGGCGAGGGGGAATCCACCACCGATCTGGTGTTTGCCGGGCACGATCTCATCGCGGAAAACGGCGTTCTCCTGGACGAGAGCCGCAATTTTGCCTCCGGCCTCACCGTGTCAGAGGTGGACGTCAATCGTCTGCTCTCCGAGCGCCGCCGTTTGAGCACCTTCCCGGCCGCTCCAAACGACTCGACGCTGCGGGTGAGCTTCAATCTGGCCCCCTCCACCACCACGCTCACCCGCTATGTCTCCCCCACCCCCTTCGTACCCGAGGACGCCGGAGACCGGGCGGAGCGCTGCGACGAGATCCTGAAGATCGCGGCTATGGGGCTCAAAAAACGCATCGAGCACACCCGGGCCGCCGCCGTCGTGGTGGGCCTCTCCGGCGGACTGGACTCCACCCTGGCCATCCTCATCGCCGCCATCGCCATGCGCCTCCTGGACCGTCCGGCCAGCGACATCATCGCCGTCACCATGCCCTGCTTCGGCACCACGGACCGTACCCGGGACAATGCCGTGGAGCTCTCCCGCCGCCTGGGCACCACCCTGAAGCGCATCGATATCGGCGAGGCGGTGAAGCAGCATTTCCGGGACATTGGCCAGAGCATGGAAACCCATGACGTTACCTTTGAAAACGGCCAGGCCCGGGAGCGGACCCAGGTGCTGATGGATATCGCCAACCAGGTGGGCGGCATGGTGGTAGGTACCGGCGACCTCTCCGAACTGGCCCTGGGCTGGGCTACCTATAACGGGGACCACATGTCCATGTACGGCGTCAACGCCTCCATCCCCAAGACCCTGGTACGGCATCTGGTCTCCTACGTCTGCGGCGACAAGGCCGAGAGCGAGCCGGAGCTCTCCCACGTACTGGCAGACATTTTGGATACCCCCGTGTCTCCCGAGCTTCTGCCCGCCATCAACGGTCAGATCTCTCAAAAGACCGAGGATTTGGTGGGCCCCTACGAGCTCCACGACTTTTTCCTCTACTATGCCATTCGCTGGGCCTTCCCGCCCAGAAAAGTGCTGCGCCTTGCCGAGCATGCCTTTGGCCGGAGCTATGACAGGGCCACCATCCTGAAGTGGGAAAAAACCTTCTACCGCCGCTTTTTCAACCAGCAGTTCAAGCGCTCCTGTCTGCCGGACGGGCCCAAGGTGGGCTCTGTCACCCTCTCTCCCAGGGGCGACTGGAGGATGCCATCGGACGCCGTGGCCGTCCTTTGGCTGGAAGAGCTGGAGGCCCTGGAATAG